From Fundulus heteroclitus isolate FHET01 chromosome 14, MU-UCD_Fhet_4.1, whole genome shotgun sequence, the proteins below share one genomic window:
- the LOC105921924 gene encoding tripartite motif-containing protein 16-like has translation MAEQGYQMDSVKFSCSICFDILKTPVTIPCGHNYCMNCIGNFWDDEDRKQSHSCPQCTQTFTPRPVLMKNTMLAELVEDLKKTGLQAAPADLCYAEPEDVACDICTGRKMKAAKSCLFCLVSYCEEHLQPHYYVPGLKKHKLVNPSKNLHENICSRHYQVMKIFCRTDQQCICYLCTMDEHKGHETVPAAAERAEKQKELQVRRQQIQQRIQDQEKDVKLLQQEVEAINVSADKTVEDNEKIFNELIRLIQKRSSDVKQQIRSQQETEVSRVKELQEKLEQEITELKRKDAELKQLSDTEDHSQFLLNYPSLSALSESTHSSSINIRPLRYFEDVTAAVSELRVIIQDVLKQEQTNASLPVTKVDAAMKVGLADALLLKQEPTREKFLKYSGKLTLDPDTAHKYLKLSKGNRKVTMTNKDQEYWHDGDRFTRRRQVLSRSRLTGRFYWEVEWSGGSVKIAVAYRDTDRKEYTEDSTFGMNEKSWALGCSRTGYTFYSDEVEISIPGPVSSRVGVYLDHSAGILSFYRVFLADRFFQEVLTLIHREKAVFTEPLHAGIWLSRSTGTTAEIIKLRKVSEISEGEWLSS, from the coding sequence ATGGCAGAGCAAGGATATCAGATGGATTCTGTGAAATTCTCCTGCTCCATCTGTTTTGATATCCTAAAGACTCCGGTGACTATCCCCTGCGGACACAATTACTGCATGAACTGTATTGGAAACTTTTGGGACGATGAGGACAggaaacaaagccacagctgccctcagtgtACACAGACGTTCACACCGAGGCCTGTTCTGATGAAAAACACCATGTTAGCAGAGTTGGTGGAGGatctgaagaagactggactccaagctgctccagctgatctctgctatgctgaacctgaagatgtggcctgtgataTCTGCACTGGGAGGAAGATGAAAGCTGCCAAGTCCTGTCTGTTCTGCTTGGTTTCATACTGTGAGGAACACCTTCAACCTCACTATTATGTTCCTGGACTGAAGAAACACAAGCTAGTGAATCCATCCAAGAACCTCCAtgagaacatctgctctcgtcaTTATCAGGTGATGAAGATcttctgtcgtactgatcagcagtgtatctgttatctctgcactatggatgaacataaaggccatGAAACAgtcccagctgcagcagaaagggcTGAGAAGCAGAAGGAGCTCCAGGTGAGACGACAACaaatccagcagagaatccaggaccaagagaaagatgtgaagctgcttcaacaggaggtGGAGGCCATCAATgtctctgctgataaaacagtggaggacaatGAGAAGATCTTCAATGAGCTGatccgtctcatccagaaaagaagctctgatgtgaagcagcagatcagatcccagcaggaaactgaagtgagtcgagtcaaagagcttcaggagaagctggagcaggagatcactgagctgaagaggaaagatgctgagctgaagcagctctcagacacagaggatcacagccagtttctcctcaactacccctcactgtcagcactcagtgagtctacacactcatccagcatcaatATTCGTCCTCTGAGatactttgaggatgtgacagcagctgtgtcagagctcaggGTCATAATACAGGACGTGCTGAAACAGGAACAGACAAACGCCTCGTTGCCAGTCACTAAAGTGGATGCAGCCATGAAGGTGGGTCTGGCGGATGCCTTACTGCTCAAACAAGAACCAACAAGAGAGAAATTCTTAAAGTATTCAGGGAAACTCACACTGGATCCTGACACAGCACACAAATATCTGAAATTATctaaaggtaacagaaaagttaCAATGACTAACAAAGACCAAGAATATTGGCATGATGGAGACAGATTCACCAGAAGACGGCAGGTCCTGAGTAGATCACGTCTGACTGGACGTTtttactgggaggtggagtggaGCGGGGGATCAGTCAAAATAGCCGTTGCCTACAGGGATACTGATAGAAAAGAGTACACAGAGGACAGTACTTTTGGTATGAATGAGAAGTCTTGGGCTTTGGGCTGCAGCAGAACAGGTTACACATTCTACAGTGACGAAGTTGAAATCTCCATCCCAGGTCCAGTTTCCTCCAGAGTcggagtgtacctggatcacagtGCAGGGATTCTGTCTTTCTACAGAGTCTTTTTAGCCGACCGTTTTTTCCAGGAGGTGTTGACTCTGATCCACAGAGAAAAGGCCGTATTCACTGAGCCGCTACATGCTGGGATTTGGCTTTCACGTTCCACAGGAACCACAGCAGAGATCATTAAATTGAGAAAAGTATCTGAAATAAGTGAAGGAGAGTGGCTCAGTTCATAG
- the LOC118565824 gene encoding tripartite motif-containing protein 16-like: MAEQGYQMDSVKFSCSICLDLLKTPVTIPCGHNYCMNCIGNFWDNKDRKQSHSCPQCRQTFTPRPVLMKNTMLAELVEDLKKTGLQAAPADLCYAEPEDVACDICTGRKMKAAKSCLVCLVSYCENHLQPHHDVPGLKKHKLVNPSKDLQQNICSRHDEVMKIFCRTDQQCICYLCTMDEHKGHETVSASAERAEKQKELQVRRENIQQRIQYQEKDVKLLQQEVEAINVSADKTVEDSEKIFSELIHLIQKISSVVKQQIRSQQETEVSRVKELQEKLEQEITELKRKDAELKQLSDTEDHNQFLLNYPSLSALSESTHSPSIKTRPLRCLEGVTAALSKLRDIIQDALKQEQTNASLQVTKVDAAKKVDPVMKVDALLSKQEPASREDFLKYSRKLTLDPNTAHKYLELSEGNRKVTMTNKNQCYSNNEDRFTRRWQVLSRSRLTGRYYWEVEWSGGSIEIAVAYRDIEREGDTNDSSFGMNENSWALCCWTTGYTFYSDEVQIPIPGPVSSRVGVYLDHSAGILSFYSVFGADCCFCKEVMILLHREKAVFTEPLHAGIWLSRSTGTTAEIIKFQK, from the coding sequence ATGGCAGAGCAAGGATATCAGATGGATTCTGTGAAATTCTCCTGTTCCATTTGTTTGGATCTCCTGAAGACTCCGGTGACTATCCCCTGTGGACACAATTACTGCATGAACTGTATTGGAAACTTTTGGGACAATAAGGACAggaaacaaagccacagctgccctcagtgtAGACAGACGTTCACACCGAGGCCTGTTTTGATGAAAAACACCATGTTAGCAGAGTTGGTGGAGGatctgaagaagactggactccaagctgctccagctgatctctgctatgctgaacctgaagatgtggcctgtgataTCTGCACTGGGAGGAAGATGAAAGCTGCTAAGTCCTGTCTGGTCTGTTTGGTTTCTTATTGTGAGAATCACCTCCAACCTCACCATGATGTGCCTGGTCTGAAGAAACACAAACTGGTGAATCCCTCCAAGgacctccagcagaacatctgctctcgtcaTGATGAAGTGATGAAGATcttctgtcgtactgatcagcagtgtatctgttatctctgcactatggatgaacataaaggccatGAAACAGTCTCAGCTTCAGCAGAAAGGGCTGAGAAGCAGAAGGAGCTCCAGGTGagacgagaaaacatccagcagagaattCAGTAccaagagaaagatgtgaagctgcttcaacaggaggtGGAGGCCATCAATgtctctgctgataaaacagtggaggacagtgagaagatcttcTCTGAGCTGATCCATCTCATCCAGAAAATAAGCTCTgttgtgaagcagcagatcagatcccagcaggaaactgaagtgagtcgagtcaaagagcttcaggagaagctggagcaggagatcactgagctgaagaggaaagacgctgagctgaagcagctctcagacacagaggatcacaaccagtttctcctcaactacccctcactgtcagcactcagtgagtctacacactcacCCAGCATCAAGACCCGTCCTCTAAGATGCCTTGAGGGTGTGACAGCAGCTCTGTCAAAGCTCAGGGACATAATACAGGACGCGCTGAAACAGGAACAAACAAATGCCTCGTTGCAAGTCACTAAAGTGGATGCAGCCAAGAAGGTGGATCCAGTTATGAAAGTTGATGCCTTACTGTCCAAACAAGAACCAGCATCAAGAGAGGACTTCTTAAAATATTCACGGAAACTCACACTGGATCCCAACACAGCGCACAAATATCTGGAATTATCtgaaggtaacagaaaagttaCTATGACTAACAAAAACCAATGTTATTCAAATAATGAAGACAGATTCACCAGAAGATGGCAGGTCCTGAGTAGATCACGTCTGACTGGACGTTattactgggaggtggagtggaGCGGGGGATCAATCGAAATAGCCGTCGCTTACAGGGATATAGAAAGAGAAGGGGACACAAACGACAGTTCTTTTGGAATGAATGAGAACTCTTGGGCTTTGTGCTGCTGGACAACAGGTTACACATTCTACAGTGACGAAGTTCAAATCCCCATCCCAGGTCCAGTTTCCTCCAGAGTcggagtgtacctggatcacagtGCAGGGATTCTGTCTTTCTACAGCGTCTTTGGAGCTGACTGCTGTTTCTGTAAGGAGGTGATGATTCTCCTCCACAGAGAAAAGGCCGTATTCACTGAGCCGCTGCATGCTGGGATTTGGCTTTCACGTTCCACAGGAACCACAGCAGAGATCATTAAATTCCAAAAGTAA
- the LOC118565823 gene encoding tripartite motif-containing protein 16-like, translated as MAEQGYQMDSVKFSCSICLDLLKTPVTIPCGHNYCMNCIGNFWDDEDRKQSHSCPQCTQTFTPRPVLMKNTMLAELVEDLKKTGLQAAPDDLCYAEPEDVACDVCTGRKMKAAKSCLFCLVSYCEEHLQPHYYVPGLKKHKLVDPSKNLQQNICSRHDQVMKIFCRTDQQCICYLCLMNEHKGHKTVPAAAERTEKQKEVQVRRQQIQKRIQNQEKDVKLLQQEVEAINVSADKAVEDNEKIFNELIRLIQKRSSDVKQQIRSQQETEVSRVKELQEKLKQEITELKRKDAELKQLSDTEDHSQFLLNYPSLSALSESTHSSSINIRPLRYFEDVTAAVSELRVIIQDVLKQEQTNASLPVTKVDAAMKVGLADALLLKQEPTREKFLKYSGKLTLDPDTAHKYLKLSKGNRKVTMTNKDQEYWHDGDRFTRRRQVLSRSRLTGRFYWEVEWSGGSVKIAVAYRDTDRKEYTDDSTFGMNEKSWALGCSRTGYTFYSDEVEISIPGPVSSRVGVYLDHSAGILSFYRVFLADRFFQEVLTLIHREKAVFTEPLHAGIWLSRSTGTTAEIIKLRKVSEISEGEWLSS; from the coding sequence ATGGCAGAGCAAGGATATCAGATGGATTCTGTGAAATTCTCCTGCTCCATCTGTTTGGATCTCCTAAAGACTCCGGTGACTATCCCCTGCGGACACAATTACTGCATGAACTGTATTGGAAACTTTTGGGACGATGAGGACAggaaacaaagccacagctgccctcagtgtACACAGACGTTCACACCGAGGCCTGTTCTGATGAAAAACACCATGTTAGCAGAGTTGGTGGAGGatctgaagaagactggactccaagctgctccagatgatctctgctatgctgaacctgaagatgtggcctgtgatgTCTGCACTGGGAGGAAGATGAAAGCTGCCAAGTCCTGTCTGTTCTGCTTGGTTTCATACTGTGAGGAACACCTTCAACCTCACTATTATGTTCCTGGACTGAAGAAACACAAACTGGTGGATCCATccaagaacctccagcagaacatctgctctcgtcaTGATCAGGTGATGAAGATcttctgtcgtactgatcagcagtgtatctgttatctctgctTAATGAATGAACATAAAGGCCATAAAACCgtcccagctgcagcagaaaggactgagaAGCAGAAGGAGGTCCAGGTGAGACGACAACAAATCCAGAAGAGGATCCAGAAccaagagaaagatgtgaagctgcttcaacaggaggtGGAGGCCATCAATGTCTCTGCTGATAAAGCAGTGGAGGACAATGAGAAGATCTTCAATGAGCTGatccgtctcatccagaaaagaagctctgatgtgaagcagcagatcagatcccagcaggaaactgaagtgagtcgagtcaaagagcttcaggagaagctgaagcaggagatcactgagctgaagaggaaagacgctgagctgaagcagctctcagacacagaggatcacagccagtttctcctcaactacccctcactgtcagcactcagtgagtctacacactcatccagcatcaatATTCGTCCTCTGAGatactttgaggatgtgacagcagctgtgtcagagctcaggGTCATAATACAGGACGTGCTGAAACAGGAACAGACAAACGCCTCGTTGCCAGTCACTAAAGTGGATGCAGCCATGAAGGTGGGTCTGGCGGATGCCTTACTGCTCAAACAAGAACCAACAAGAGAGAAATTCTTAAAGTATTCAGGGAAACTCACACTGGATCCTGACACAGCACACAAATATCTGAAATTATctaaaggtaacagaaaagttaCAATGACTAACAAAGACCAAGAATATTGGCATGATGGAGACAGATTCACCAGAAGACGGCAGGTCCTGAGTAGATCACGTCTGACTGGACGTTtttactgggaggtggagtggaGCGGGGGATCAGTCAAAATAGCCGTTGCCTACAGGGATACTGATAGAAAAGAGTACACAGACGACAGTACTTTTGGTATGAATGAGAAGTCTTGGGCTTTGGGCTGCAGCAGAACAGGTTACACATTCTACAGTGACGAAGTTGAAATCTCCATCCCAGGTCCAGTTTCCTCCAGAGTcggagtgtacctggatcacagtGCAGGGATTCTGTCTTTCTACAGAGTCTTTTTAGCCGACCGTTTTTTCCAGGAGGTGTTGACTCTGATCCACAGAGAAAAGGCCGTATTCACTGAGCCGCTACATGCTGGGATTTGGCTTTCACGTTCCACAGGAACCACAGCAGAGATCATTAAATTGAGAAAAGTATCTGAAATAAGTGAAGGAGAGTGGCTCAGTTCATAG